From a region of the Streptomyces sp. NBC_00193 genome:
- the rfbB gene encoding dTDP-glucose 4,6-dehydratase: MRILVTGGAGFIGSEFVRQQLGSDPTAQITVFDKLTYSGVEANLAPVAGHAGYSFVKGDICDAEAVDQVMPGHDVVVHFAAESHVDRSIAGAGPFVMTNVVGTQVLLDAARKHGVGRFVHISTDEVYGSISEGSWTEEWPLVPNSPYSASKASSDLLALAYARTHGMDVVVTRCSNNYGHYQFPEKVIPLFVSNLMDGKKVPLYGNGGNVRDWLHVSDHCRGIDLAMRKGRGGEVYNIGGGVELTNKELTGVLLEAAGLGWEMVERVEDRKGHDLRYSIDISKIGSELGYAPQVTFEEGIASTIAWYRENRAWWEPLKAKAALQK; this comes from the coding sequence ATGCGCATCCTTGTGACCGGCGGCGCCGGCTTCATCGGTTCAGAATTCGTCCGCCAGCAGCTCGGTTCGGACCCCACGGCCCAGATCACCGTCTTCGACAAGCTGACGTATTCCGGCGTCGAAGCCAACCTCGCACCGGTCGCCGGCCACGCCGGCTACTCGTTCGTCAAGGGTGACATCTGCGACGCCGAGGCCGTCGACCAGGTGATGCCCGGCCACGACGTCGTCGTGCACTTCGCAGCCGAGTCCCACGTGGACCGCTCGATCGCCGGCGCGGGCCCCTTCGTGATGACCAACGTGGTGGGCACCCAGGTCCTCCTGGACGCCGCCCGCAAGCACGGCGTCGGCCGCTTCGTCCACATCTCCACCGACGAGGTCTACGGCTCGATCAGCGAGGGCTCCTGGACCGAGGAGTGGCCGCTGGTGCCCAACTCCCCGTACTCCGCCTCGAAGGCCTCCTCCGACCTGCTCGCGCTGGCCTACGCCCGCACGCACGGCATGGACGTCGTGGTCACCCGCTGCTCCAACAACTACGGGCACTACCAGTTCCCGGAGAAGGTCATCCCGCTGTTCGTCTCCAACCTGATGGACGGCAAGAAGGTCCCGCTGTACGGCAACGGCGGCAACGTGCGCGACTGGCTGCACGTCTCCGACCACTGCCGCGGCATCGACCTGGCCATGCGCAAGGGCCGCGGCGGCGAGGTCTACAACATCGGCGGCGGCGTCGAGCTCACCAACAAGGAGCTCACCGGCGTCCTGCTGGAGGCCGCGGGCCTGGGCTGGGAGATGGTCGAGCGCGTCGAGGACCGCAAGGGCCACGACCTGCGCTACTCCATCGACATCAGCAAGATCGGCTCGGAGCTCGGCTACGCCCCGCAGGTCACCTTCGAGGAAGGCATCGCGTCGACCATCGCCTGGTACCGCGAGAACCGCGCCTGGTGGGAGCCCCTGAAGGCCAAGGCAGCGCTGCAGAAGTGA